ACTGTCTCAGGTATATCTTCCCGTCACTCTGAAAGAGGAAACAATCCCAGATCATCCGCTCCATCCACCAGCTCCATGTTGTCCAGGAGTTGGCGGATGctttagtccaggtctgggaggagatccctcactttgacttgttttaaggacattacatcaaagttggatctgcctgtagtgtgtttttcccctttaatataatatatctatatatatatataatactgtagtataaaaacaaaaacaaacaaattaatactttcattaattaaaagcaaacGTGGCAAACTACATTTTCAGATTACCATCTATACCTATACAAGTTATATAAGCAATTACAGAAAAAGATTAATTAACAGTTTTTGTACCAATAAGGAAAGTCAAAAAAGATAGACATGACATAAAGTAAACAGAAAGAATggattaatttatgtttttcttgatttcaGTTTAAGCTTCTTTCACGGCTTCCTTCCACTGAAGGTAGTACAGTTTGCTTCTGAAAACAAACGCCTAAGGTTAATGTTAGCAAGACGTAGTCAGAAATGTTAAGCCTGAATTGTTCCCATTGTTCTTGCTCCCCATCCAAGAAATGTCACAACTTCTGAAAGGTGCCTTTTAACTTTTCGTTTTACTAAAATGAAACTAGGCAGAAAAACACTTTACAGGAAGCTAGCACCTGTAGCATGAGTTACAGATGTGGCATTAAACACATTCAAGTCTCACATTTCATATAATCTGTcttagatttaaaacaaatgtctttgcattattcacacacacaaaagaaaaaccctcAAGATATATCTTTAGTTTAGTTGTAGTGTGGCCAAGACGCCTTATAAATGCTGTTAAAATAACTTGATGTTTTAACACAGCAGTCTGGATgaagctttaaacacacacgcacaaaatGCTTAAAAGACAATGACATGCGAGTTCCTAAATTTTCATGCATTCTGGCATGTTGTATTCTAATGTAACTCCCCCAAAAAAGTCTTTAAAGtgatcatttatttttgtgttttttataccAATCAAGCAACATGGAAGATGCATACATGATTGGATTTaggataacaggatttctgcttattGGAGCTGGTGGTTACTTGGTATATCGGCAAATGCGGAAGATCTTAGCGGCAGTTCTGGCCTTAGTAAGGCTGCCAGTAGTGTGTGACGGATGTGAGCAAATCTGCAAGCCCGATGCGATCCTTACGCTGCATGCCATGTCAGCTGTGGTCTGAAGTCAATGGTGAAACGGAAAAGACCTCGGGGAAGTCCTAGCTCATTTTACGACGGAAAGTTTGGCTGTTTGTGAAtgacattaagaaaaaaagcaaaggctTGAAGGCTGACAGAAATTTCACAGTCAACCTGAGACAAAATAATCTCCTTGATCTTGAATTTGGCTGCCTGATGCTGGCCTTGGAGGCTGGGTTATCTCAaactctcctggatgttatgcaaACAACACGCTCTACCCCCACCCGCACCCGTTCCTGACACCTGTGACCTGCAACAGTGCTCTGCTGAACTGCTATTATGAACAATCTGAGACTATGGCTGGAGGGGGGCTACTTGGTAATCATGGGCTTACAAACCATGaacacgcacacatacacactcctCTGACTCACTGCCTCTGCTGTGTACTTGTATGCTTATTATGTTGTGTGTATGTTCCGTTTTTCTGCTGAGGGCTTTTTATCTGCATCCTCCTACTGCCCCCACTTAGAGTCAGTGAGAGCAATgcactcctttttttccctcaaccATCCCAATATATTCCTTTTCCATACTCTGTAAAAAGGCCTCAGTGACCTGTCTCCCATTTAtgtctttctcttgatgggttgtactgaaacatAATTTTCTCCATGGGGGACAATGaaacaattcagtttaatttaatatGTCTCCAACTTTATCCACAATGTGCTATGACAGATAAAGACAAATCAAAGAAATATGAAACATATGAAAtatgagaatatttttttttactttactatCAAAAAAACTAATATTCAACAGAAAGCTCTTTATCACTTGCTTGAGTTTCATATGATTAGTTGCATTACacattgcaaaaaacaaaaacaaaaaactattctCAGACACAGGGTTTTAAATGGCCAAGGCTTTTTCAAACCTGAAAAACTGtaatattaaatactttgttcttttcctTCCACAAACATTTCACAACATACCTCTGTAAGATTTAACTTTCATTTCTACCAAAGTAAAACTAGGAATAACCACTTCACAGGAAATTAGCACCTGTAGCATGAGTGAcaggtgtgacaaaaaaaacattccccCAGTTGTTCtatcccccccacacacacacgcacgcacatatgcacgcacacactcataactgcacaaatatgcaaaacagaGACATTGCACGCATGCTTACCATAAACCTTTTCCTCCATTTCTAGGTCTGTGTTTCGTTCCGCTTTAGTAATTTATGTTTGATGGGAGCAACAATTGTCTTATGCATGGTTCTGTTACAACTTGACATTCACTTGCAAAAAGTacaatgtgaaagcaaaccaaatgaaaacataaagtatgATTTTAGTCAGGACCAAACATACGGACCAATGGACATTCCTGTTGTGAATACACCCAAATTGTCCTGAAGCATTACTGCCCACAGGGAAAATCAGCAGACTTccagttcaatctgaaaaactcacagagaaaagGGAATCAATTAGAAGAGTTTTATTGATACAAATtcagtttggcgctcagacctcggcaggaaacatgaatgttgatttatattttaatatacaaaacagatgtatgagagtagggatatttccccccgggtctgaaactggtggtggagtggagatagataAAGTAGGTAGTCCAAGAGTTGGTTGAGAGGCGATAACTTAGATTGAGAGCTGTCCATGCTGAGCAAGcgtgaagcgactgtggagaggaaaaactccccatttgggaagaaacctctggcagaaccgggctcaacaTGGTGGTCTCTGCCGGACCGAGGGAGTTGCGGAAAACTCcagagagtccaggaggaacagCAGTCTGTTAGGAACGAGGATGAAGGTGCATTGACGAAGCCTGGTAGAACTTGCTActatggtggagaaggggatggaggtgggttgaggGTCATCCGAATCGAAGTCTGACATGATCAGTCTTCTCGCAATTGCTGAGAAGCAGGCTGAGGGATGATATGGAGCAGTTTTTAAGTAGAACGCTGGATGCTGATTGGACTTCGTGGAGGTGTGGCCCGGAGCAGATTGGATGTGACAGAAGCGGACAGGCCTCCAATTGGATGGAAGTAagcagagtttcttcagttgaactttCACTTTAGTTCCATTTTAATTTGAAGCTGAACTCTGGGATGATACTGGCCATGGTACTGGACAGCTAGTTTCTTTAGGAGCAGGAGCAGCCTCAGCATTATCTGCACAGAGTTGAGTGAAAAACTAGAACAGCTAACAGCTGAGTGTGAAGGGAAAAGGTTTGAAAAATTGCTCCACAGGTGAATAGTCATCTTTTCTCAGTGAATCCATTATTGGGCTAGGGTAATAGATTCAATGGTACTTGTATAGTGGtttatcaagtccaacaacTCTAAAGCAGTTTATACAACATTCAGTCTGCCTGTGTAAATTCTCTGTTATCGTAACAGCCAAAGGGcataaattggaggcaacagcAGCACAACCAACTGCAGGTTCCTCAAGTGTGAACCATCAGAATTGACAAgtactcctggataggtgtcgaaacgttttcagaaagaactgggAGAAAATTCAGATGCCTTCAATTCAAACCTGTTTGctactacattcagtcattcacccatccatacacattcacaccctgatggatGATAAGCTACATTGAttagctacattgtagccacatctgctctggggcagactgacagaagcaaagCTGCCATATATCGGCCACCGTTGGTAATGCGGGTGCAGCGTCTTGCCCAAGGATAGCTATGACCTAGATGGTCAGAGTGAACCGGCAACCCTTATCctgatggaaaaagaaaaaacagttcTTAGGACTTGGCACAAATTGCAGTAGGTATTCACATAACGTGTGTTGTGCGACAGTCATATGTAATGGATTGAattgtgttgtgcaattatacactgttcaaagttatttaatgtttattaaataaccctctgtctatTAAGTATTGtatggtgatgatcagctcttaagctgaaatcaagacaatggttgaaagggatgaattcgagcgccagcaatcttttaacagcaaaacctgcatacacatagaataaaggagtgacaacttcttttcaagtccaagaatttaataacagaaacaaaataaacatccagagaacatcactatgtaatgctgtttatctgaattaacacaatatttcgattaacaaatcctctctactaggctagtgaaacttaactaaactactaagcaaaatgagtataaaaagaagctaagctaaggaactatttagatgcaaaaacaaacaaaagacaaaacaaaagtggttggtcataatcagaataattcggtgaatccttgttcactgcagatctaccATGCATACCATGCAGAAGATAAACAGGCTTATAAGATGTGGGTACAATCAGGTAGACCAAGAGATGGGACTCTCCTAGAATATTAAAAATTCACCAGTGCAAAGTTTAAATATGCCATTCGATACATCTCCAAATGAGAGCAGACTCCATGGCTGAAAACTTGCTTAGTAATGATGTTATTGGCTTTTTGAATGATGTTAGAGCCTTAAACAGGTCTGCTGCATTACTCCCCAGTACCATAGAGGGCATATCTGGGGCTCACCCTTGTGCTGGTAATTGAGGACAAAACTAGTAAGGTTGGTAGCATCAACTATGcttacttaactatcacacgaccttacaaactaacaaggtcaagatgtccatagcaaatgtgcaactggagtaacatttatatttgtttaaataaaaaaggaatataagaacaaacttaaatacagtagagttgtttagaatacaaggAAATGTAAGTTTcttgtgacagttgcttattaatctctctttagataacctcagtcatctaaatctaacgGAGAAGCCATCTGTTTcatgaaaaagcattactgtacaattttgggaaataaactcatctccccctgatttaaataaacgagcgtcacctttctctcagtccctgaactgcggagcaacttcgtagcatgtttcattacatccattgcaatagctagaatcatgTAAGGATTCCAGCTACTAGTACTAATTAAACATGCTAGCAAGaaagggctggattaacgatAAAGGCACACTCGCTTAATAACCCCAGAGAGGTATGatatgatttactaggaaccTGTCATGTTTAGttattgaacccgaacacaaccacaacagagttaagttttaacagtttattgaaatttgtggatagtggaggaaggaaccaagagtctgtgctgagctgaagcagtatgatggtgaaggcaggaactggcaagcaagTTGgaaccagagcatggaggcagcagaaccagaagcacagcagaatggagacttggacccaggcttgaccagcagcacgacagaatggagacttggaaccaggctacAGCAGGCTGGCGGAGAATGGAGGAACTTCGGACTGGAGgagactggatgaggtgagcagcagaaacagaggtaaacaggaaaacagaacgaaccgacgaggaatgacagactgcagtgagcttaagtagtgaggctgacaggtgtgctgaatgctggctgattagtagctgacaggtgtggatgattactgaactggagactggagctgtatggaaggtggaaagtgtctAGAGTCTGTGCATGATGCAGGAGACAGGCTGAATCATGACAGAACCGCATTAAGCacagccagtgatgtaaaactaggtacttaccaccagagttgccttccaagctggtcgtaactttagcttcagtccggtaagaatcaaaaatacggcattcattaaaatgtatgccatgttgtgcgcgcaggtgtttctgcctgttggacGTATTTCCTCCCGCGGATGTAATTGTCactttgcaatgattgcaaagcgccttgttgccatctttctcttctttaaaatgaagccaaaatTTTGACCGCTTTATCCGATGgggtggcatttttttttcccgccTGGTCACGTCGCacttgcttactgaatgccgtgtgcgtaagttgcgtaaaaaacgtgacgtaacttgcgtaacTTGCTACCGTTGTGCTGCTCAGAGCCGCAcgacggaatcgaaaagagaatcgttaagcAAGCTGCCAAATGGTGCCTTGGAATTGGAacacacggaaccggttctgaacaggaaccggtttttgATTCCCATCCCTAACAGTCTTATTGTAATGTTTTCGCATCCCTCGCTCAGTGCGCTAAGATTCCAGTCGGCTCTGTGGAAACATTGGTATGCAAGTCTtttataagtgttttttttgttttgtttttatgtcgtGTTGTGGTGTATAATCTCTTTGTGGACCACAAGTCTGTTGAATAAAGCAATCATCTATAGGTTGTTTAGATGCAATGACACATTTAATGAAAGAATATGTCTTTTGGgttagtttttctttatttttgtgttgCTGTTCCCTCTCTCACTTTAATCTTTGATTTTTTGTTAAGACAAGAAGTTTAAAAGTTGATAGAGCCCTGGTCCTACTGGCTCTGCAGGTTCTGCAGTCATTTGACATGTGTGATGCCTCAGGAAATGGAAACAACAGCCAACATAGTTTGGTTTTGGAGAGGGGAGACATACCTGTCTGACAGGTATTGTTGTGAAATAATGATCTTAATCCAGGAGAGCCAGACAAACGGTGAGCCTAATGGCTCTACGTTGGTGGGGGACAGCATCActgtccctctctgttctcactgacaggtgggagcctgctggtaGAGAAACTGTTCtcggtgctcagctagctaatcacacatctTACCATCACTTCCCCTGCTTCTCCCACtagcagaaagtgtgggaattgtaggaatttgtcacaagaaatgtggCCAATATATACActtgactatgaagggtaaatcATCCGTGGAGAGTCAGCGCGGAGTCCGCGTGTCTCATAATATGTGCACTGTATGCTTGAGTATGTGGGAACTCTCACACTGATGTTCTCTCCTGGCGGATTTCCTAACAcaagaaaacacacagctctAAAATTACCCGTCTGCCTTCAAACCCTTAATTGTGGTCAATATATGTCAGGTTAATAATTGCAATTATTCCTTCTATTCATATTAATTTGTCAATCAACTGTTTGCATCTGTTTGTCCACTTCATCTTAGTTCAAGAAAATCCATCACTTACACAGCAATATAGAGAattcatctttatttagagaaaTGTCACTATTCCAGTGAATCACAATTATCAGCTATATtgatttctgtaaaataaactaGGATTATTTGATTTCCTTTGATTAAGCATAACAAATTAAAGACACATTCAGTTAAAACAGTGTTAGAGCTATTACATCTTAACAAGCAAGTTGTTAATGCTTTTAAGTAATCTTTACCTGTTTGTAAACATGttatcatttaaaatgttaatacaGGCACAGCTTTCAacacttaaatatttttgttaacaaaCATATTTCAATCAAGCATGTTGGTAATTTTGTCTTAAACAAACTTTCATATTTCAAAGTtcaaataaagataaagataaataGATTAGGGTAGCTATAATTCAGCCTGCATGTCTTCAATCAACTTAATCAACAGTTCTTGTTGTCCGATTTTCTCTTCAAGATCTTCTATCTGTTTACCCAAATCAAGGGTGTTCATCTTGATATCAGCCTTGGTTTTCTCAAGAGTACTCTTGACATTGTTCAGATTATCATCCGATGGAAGCAGGTAATCAGGAAGTCTATTTTCATAATCCTTCTTCATTTCTGTCAGCGAATCCAAAATTTCGCTGTAGTATTCCACCTTCTGGGAACTGAGTTCAATTGTGGTCTTAAGATTGTCCTGATGTGAAAAGACAAAACACCTTTTAAGATTTGGTACAAATTGCAGTAGGTACTCTAATAAGGTGTGGTGAGTATCAATCATTTTTAATGAACTGAATCATATATATGGGGAtctaaaataaatcagacttATAGGAGGTTTTCTTTAACCTTAGATTCAAGATgaagttgttttaattttgctaCTCCACTTTATTTCTTAAACTTTGAATGTTCCTTAGTTTTAATTTGTTACACAAATAGATTAAAAGGTATAAAGGAAAACATTGACACATATTTGCCTTAAGAGCCACATATAATCATCAGGAtggattctttttttctatattagGTGCGCATCTCACCTTCACGTTCTGGAGTTGTTTCCTTAAGTGCTGCACGTTGTCCTTAAACTGTTTCTGCAGATTTggggaaaatgtttttagacTGACATACTGTA
The DNA window shown above is from Fundulus heteroclitus isolate FHET01 chromosome 14, MU-UCD_Fhet_4.1, whole genome shotgun sequence and carries:
- the LOC118565877 gene encoding uncharacterized protein LOC118565877 isoform X1, which encodes MVEWRLCNGVQIATVATPHLQSSTHLDNALGEVPSGEHKNTALSLLIHFDFVHLHIFHISVMAAVMCVRNGRGGRTRTTKGLLLICTLFSLVCFTRSHFDKEQLKQFKDNVQHLRKQLQNVKDNLKTTIELSSQKVEYYSEILDSLTEMKKDYENRLPDYLLPSDDNLNNVKSTLEKTKADIKMNTLDLGKQIEDLEEKIGQQELLIKLIEDMQAEL
- the LOC118565877 gene encoding uncharacterized protein LOC118565877 isoform X2 — encoded protein: MAAVMCVRNGRGGRTRTTKGLLLICTLFSLVCFTRSHFDKEQLKQFKDNVQHLRKQLQNVKDNLKTTIELSSQKVEYYSEILDSLTEMKKDYENRLPDYLLPSDDNLNNVKSTLEKTKADIKMNTLDLGKQIEDLEEKIGQQELLIKLIEDMQAEL